One genomic region from Candidatus Baltobacteraceae bacterium encodes:
- a CDS encoding MFS transporter, protein MIRRLIPILGITFIDILGFSMLIPMLPYFVTHFHASAIMVGVLFSTFSFCQLLAGPVWGNVSDRIGRKAVLIISQVGATIGWAMLAFAPDLTWVFIARIVEGISGGNIGITQAYVADLVAPKDRSRAFGLIGAMFGAGMIFGPLGGGFLFAHYGFAVPFLVASGLQFITLVLTIVLLPESRTKEQEAQSQVRLRDIGQTFSDPHLARILYQKLALSLGLYAWFSVMALYLKQQLHFGLAQTDYFFSLVSVLGVGINIFVVSRVSERVGDRNMSSLGLVSLLAAFLLVAEVHGLVLLAIMAPLFSIGMAFANTGITALISNAAADNRQGTVLGVSSSLDSFAGIVSPLASTGLLTKYGSPYAGVTSAVLSAIALAMGLAATRSEERSAIAVGAGMPGCDPVQSATASAAAAEAEL, encoded by the coding sequence ATGATTCGCCGCCTGATTCCGATCCTCGGGATCACGTTCATCGATATCCTCGGGTTCAGCATGCTGATCCCGATGCTGCCGTATTTCGTCACGCATTTTCACGCCTCGGCAATCATGGTCGGCGTCCTGTTCTCGACGTTTTCGTTTTGCCAACTGCTCGCCGGACCGGTCTGGGGCAACGTTTCGGATCGCATCGGCCGTAAAGCGGTGCTGATCATTAGCCAGGTCGGAGCGACCATCGGCTGGGCGATGCTTGCGTTCGCACCCGACCTCACCTGGGTCTTCATCGCGCGAATAGTCGAGGGTATCTCCGGCGGCAATATCGGAATCACGCAAGCCTACGTCGCCGATCTGGTGGCTCCAAAAGACCGCTCGCGTGCCTTCGGGTTGATCGGCGCGATGTTCGGCGCCGGCATGATTTTCGGGCCGCTCGGCGGCGGTTTTTTGTTCGCGCACTACGGGTTTGCGGTGCCGTTTCTCGTGGCATCCGGGCTGCAATTCATCACGCTCGTGCTCACCATCGTGCTGCTGCCGGAATCGCGAACGAAGGAGCAGGAAGCGCAGAGCCAAGTCCGATTACGCGACATCGGCCAGACGTTCTCCGATCCGCACTTGGCTCGGATTCTGTATCAAAAACTCGCCCTCTCGCTCGGCTTGTATGCCTGGTTCTCGGTCATGGCGCTGTATTTGAAGCAGCAACTGCACTTCGGACTCGCGCAGACGGATTATTTCTTTTCGCTCGTTTCCGTGCTCGGCGTCGGCATCAACATCTTTGTCGTGAGCCGCGTCTCCGAACGGGTCGGCGATCGCAACATGTCGAGTCTCGGACTCGTCTCGCTGCTCGCAGCGTTCCTGCTGGTCGCCGAGGTACACGGCCTCGTGCTGCTGGCGATCATGGCACCGCTCTTTTCGATCGGCATGGCGTTTGCAAACACCGGCATCACCGCGCTGATCAGCAACGCGGCGGCCGACAATCGCCAAGGCACCGTACTCGGGGTATCGTCGTCGCTCGATTCGTTTGCGGGCATCGTCTCGCCGCTCGCATCGACGGGACTACTTACAAAGTACGGCTCGCCGTACGCCGGCGTCACCTCGGCGGTTCTCTCGGCGATCGCGCTTGCGATGGGTTTGGCGGCGACGCGATCCGAGGAGCGCAGCGCTATCGCCGTCGGCGCCGGAATGCCCGGGTGCGATCCGGTGCAGTCGGCAACGGCCTCCGCCGCCGCGGCCGAAGCCGAACTCTA